A single Symbiobacterium thermophilum IAM 14863 DNA region contains:
- a CDS encoding putative glycoside hydrolase — MRRTSLTRRLSALLACFLLALSVPPAPAGAADPPSPAPVAPLIPAASEVKGVYLTAWNAGDPAFLDGILDLIARTELYAVVVDVKDDSGRVAIATDEATATQAGAVRAFLRDPKAFTADLHRRGIYAIARIVAFKDPIVAPARPDWAVRHASGGIWRDWNGVAWLNPYNREAWDYVIRIARAAAEAGFDEIQFDYVRFPTDGDLSATRYPGSDGRDYAAAVADFLAHAREELAPYGVLVSADVFGLVTSARDDMGIGQRLEEIAGAVDYVSPMLYPSHYERGNLGLSNPNAMPYETVHRALSDARDRILAAGLDSRTAVRPWLQDFSMGYPYGPDEVRAQIRATYDAGYSSWLLWNAANRYTAAALQAGDTAPPRSLPPSEVGEAVTVVLNGRTVTFTDVAPFVARSTGRTLVPLRDLAAALGGRVDWDAATGTARITLGSRTIAVTPGSAEAQVDGQPVVLSQPAVLWQGRTLVPLRFVSQAFGAQVDWDGAARRVLIRTTP, encoded by the coding sequence ATGAGACGCACCAGCCTGACGCGCCGTCTTTCCGCCCTGCTTGCGTGCTTTCTTCTTGCCCTGTCGGTCCCGCCGGCCCCGGCGGGTGCCGCCGACCCGCCGTCCCCGGCCCCCGTCGCGCCGCTGATTCCCGCGGCCTCGGAGGTGAAGGGCGTCTATCTCACCGCCTGGAACGCGGGTGACCCTGCCTTCCTGGACGGGATTCTGGACCTGATCGCACGCACCGAACTCTACGCCGTGGTGGTCGACGTCAAGGACGACTCCGGCCGTGTTGCCATTGCCACCGACGAAGCCACGGCCACCCAAGCCGGGGCGGTAAGGGCCTTCCTGCGGGATCCGAAGGCGTTCACGGCGGACCTGCACCGGCGGGGTATCTACGCCATCGCCCGGATCGTCGCCTTCAAGGATCCCATCGTCGCCCCGGCCCGCCCCGACTGGGCCGTGCGCCACGCCTCCGGGGGGATCTGGCGGGACTGGAACGGGGTCGCCTGGCTCAATCCTTACAACCGGGAAGCCTGGGACTACGTGATCCGCATCGCCCGGGCTGCCGCAGAGGCCGGCTTCGACGAGATCCAGTTCGACTACGTTCGCTTCCCCACCGACGGCGACCTGAGCGCGACCCGGTACCCCGGCAGCGACGGCCGGGACTACGCGGCGGCGGTGGCGGACTTCCTGGCCCATGCCCGGGAGGAGCTGGCCCCTTACGGGGTGCTGGTCAGTGCCGACGTGTTCGGCCTGGTCACCTCCGCCCGGGACGACATGGGCATCGGCCAGCGGCTGGAGGAGATCGCCGGCGCGGTGGACTATGTCTCGCCCATGCTCTACCCTAGCCACTACGAGAGGGGCAACCTGGGCCTGTCCAACCCCAACGCCATGCCGTACGAAACCGTCCACCGGGCGCTGTCGGACGCCCGGGACCGCATCCTGGCGGCCGGGCTGGACAGCCGCACGGCGGTGCGGCCGTGGCTGCAGGACTTCTCGATGGGCTACCCCTACGGGCCGGATGAGGTTCGGGCGCAGATCCGGGCGACCTACGACGCCGGCTACAGCAGCTGGCTGCTCTGGAACGCGGCCAACCGGTACACCGCGGCGGCCCTGCAGGCCGGCGACACCGCACCGCCCCGGTCCCTCCCGCCGTCGGAAGTGGGGGAAGCGGTGACGGTGGTCCTGAACGGCCGCACGGTGACGTTCACAGACGTGGCGCCCTTCGTCGCCCGGAGCACGGGCCGGACGCTGGTGCCGCTGCGGGACCTGGCGGCGGCCCTGGGCGGCCGGGTCGACTGGGACGCCGCCACCGGCACGGCGCGGATCACCCTGGGCAGCCGCACGATCGCCGTCACGCCGGGCAGCGCCGAGGCGCAGGTGGACGGGCAGCCCGTGGTCCTGTCCCAGCCGGCGGTGCTCTGGCAGGGGCGGACGCTGGTGCCGCTGCGGTTCGTCAGCCAGGCGTTTGGCGCCCAGGTCGACTGGGACGGCGCGGCCAGGCGGGTGCTGATCCGCACGACGCCCTGA
- a CDS encoding FmdB family zinc ribbon protein — protein sequence MPIYEFRCNACNHLFEELVPLNTTGENQKCPECGHVGARRLVSAFAAHGLENGHIAVGQKLTSLDKARASGKSESKSGESKSSGESASKSA from the coding sequence ATGCCGATCTACGAGTTCAGGTGCAACGCATGCAATCACCTCTTCGAAGAACTGGTCCCGCTGAATACCACGGGTGAGAATCAGAAGTGCCCTGAGTGCGGGCACGTTGGCGCAAGGCGGCTGGTCTCCGCCTTCGCTGCGCACGGTCTGGAGAACGGGCATATTGCGGTGGGGCAGAAGCTGACGAGCCTGGACAAGGCCCGGGCGTCCGGCAAGTCCGAGAGCAAGTCCGGCGAGAGCAAGTCCTCGGGCGAGAGCGCCAGCAAGTCGGCGTAA
- a CDS encoding helix-turn-helix domain-containing protein translates to MIELLAESLPLRRVASRLNISVSTAFRWRHRALTVLSARDRKPLSGDVRVETFLVKYSEKGSRVCHGPGSWGYWNVVRKGEEPVGRVRSGQSAGRRRFRLLIDGRPLHVMVAETDTGYEFDILGQGRRNAEMVAAGLARLIRPGSRVFAFGGSEYRRACETLGCEHHDGVAAVSRWFQCLRGAEEGGASRGAEEVTTPEVRFPNLPIWWLRRFRGVATKYLGHYLAWFRDIVRIVEFPAGANMASADGRALLRRPADWGVPPT, encoded by the coding sequence ATGATCGAACTCCTCGCGGAGAGCCTGCCGCTGCGGCGGGTCGCGTCCCGCCTGAACATCAGCGTGTCGACGGCGTTCCGCTGGCGCCACCGCGCCCTGACGGTGCTGAGCGCCCGCGACCGGAAGCCGCTGTCCGGCGACGTCAGGGTGGAGACCTTTCTTGTGAAGTACTCAGAAAAGGGCAGCAGAGTCTGCCACGGCCCGGGTAGCTGGGGGTACTGGAACGTCGTCCGCAAGGGGGAGGAGCCCGTCGGCCGGGTGCGATCGGGCCAGTCAGCCGGCCGGCGCCGCTTCCGGCTCTTGATCGATGGCAGGCCGCTGCACGTGATGGTGGCTGAGACCGACACCGGGTATGAGTTCGACATCCTGGGGCAGGGCAGGCGCAACGCGGAGATGGTGGCGGCCGGCCTCGCCAGGTTGATCCGGCCCGGTTCACGCGTGTTTGCGTTCGGCGGATCCGAGTACCGGCGGGCCTGTGAAACGCTGGGCTGCGAACATCACGATGGGGTTGCCGCCGTGAGCCGCTGGTTCCAGTGCCTTCGCGGCGCCGAGGAGGGTGGCGCGAGCCGTGGGGCTGAGGAGGTGACCACACCGGAGGTCCGTTTTCCCAACCTCCCGATTTGGTGGCTTCGCCGTTTCCGCGGTGTAGCCACCAAGTACCTGGGCCATTACCTGGCGTGGTTCCGCGACATCGTGCGGATCGTGGAGTTTCCTGCTGGGGCGAACATGGCATCGGCGGACGGGCGCGCCTTGCTGCGCAGACCCGCTGACTGGGGGGTGCCGCCGACCTGA
- a CDS encoding LLM class flavin-dependent oxidoreductase, translated as MKLSILDLSPIPSGSTASQALQNTLELAQLADRLGYERYWLAEHHNTAAIASVAPEIMIGQVARVTRRIRVGAGGIMLPNHAPLKVAEAFLTLEALFPGRIDLGIGRAPGTDPVTARALRRTASLGAEDFPEQLADLFHFARGDFPEGHPFRSVQATPPGVPLPPVWLLGSSDYSARLAARLGLAFSFAAHFSPFDPVLPMRLYRAQFRPSEHRAEPHAILAVAAICADTRAEAERLARALDLFWLQIRRGERRPLPSPEEAEAYPWTAEELAAVQEHRRLLFLGEPDEVAAGIRSLALATQADEVMVVSHIHDHRQRLRSYELLAEAFALDRT; from the coding sequence ATGAAGCTCTCGATTCTGGATCTGTCGCCCATTCCGTCAGGGTCTACCGCCAGTCAGGCCCTGCAGAACACCCTGGAGCTCGCCCAGCTGGCCGACCGGCTGGGCTACGAGCGTTACTGGCTGGCGGAGCATCACAACACCGCCGCCATCGCCAGCGTGGCGCCGGAGATCATGATCGGCCAGGTGGCCCGGGTCACCCGTCGCATCCGCGTCGGCGCAGGGGGCATCATGCTGCCCAACCATGCCCCCCTGAAGGTGGCCGAGGCCTTCCTCACCCTGGAGGCGCTGTTCCCCGGCCGGATCGACCTGGGCATCGGCCGGGCCCCGGGTACGGACCCCGTGACCGCCCGCGCCCTGCGGCGGACGGCCTCCCTGGGGGCAGAGGACTTCCCCGAACAGCTGGCCGACCTGTTCCACTTCGCCCGGGGGGACTTCCCGGAGGGCCACCCCTTCCGCAGCGTGCAGGCCACGCCGCCGGGCGTGCCGCTGCCGCCGGTCTGGCTGCTGGGCTCCAGCGATTACAGCGCCCGGCTGGCCGCCCGGCTGGGGCTGGCTTTCAGCTTTGCCGCCCACTTCAGCCCCTTCGACCCGGTGCTGCCGATGCGGCTGTACCGGGCGCAGTTCCGTCCGTCCGAGCACCGGGCGGAGCCCCACGCGATTCTGGCGGTCGCAGCCATCTGCGCCGACACCCGGGCGGAGGCCGAGCGGCTGGCCCGGGCCCTGGACCTCTTCTGGCTGCAGATCCGCCGCGGGGAACGGCGACCGCTGCCGAGCCCGGAGGAGGCCGAGGCCTACCCGTGGACGGCGGAGGAGCTGGCCGCCGTGCAGGAGCACCGGCGCTTGCTCTTCCTGGGCGAACCCGACGAGGTCGCCGCCGGGATCCGGTCGCTGGCGCTGGCGACCCAGGCCGACGAGGTCATGGTGGTTTCCCACATCCACGACCACCGGCAGCGGCTGCGTTCCTACGAACTGTTGGCCGAGGCCTTCGCGCTGGACCGTACCTGA
- a CDS encoding glycerol dehydrogenase — protein MSKVIVAPGKYIQGPGELDRLAEHTGQLGAHAFVIADEFVMNLTGDRVTASYAKAGAAVTMERFQGEITQAEIERLTARCKESQADVVVGIGGGKTLDSAKAVAYYCGNLPAVVVPTVASTDAPCSALSVIYKEDGSFERYLFLPSNPAVVVVDTAIIANAPVRLLVAGMGDALATYFEARAAQRAHKLNIVGGHGTQAAMALARLCYDTLLQEGIKAKAAAEAHVITEALERIVEANTYLSGLGFESCGLAAAHAIHNGLSALEETHGAYHGEKVAFGTLAQLVLENAPLDEIEEVIEFCLNVGLPVTLADLGVHTVREEQIRRVAELSCAEGETIFNMPFEVTPEKVYAAILTADRLGHLYKGG, from the coding sequence TTGAGCAAGGTGATCGTTGCACCCGGCAAGTACATCCAAGGCCCGGGGGAGTTGGACCGGCTGGCCGAACACACCGGCCAGCTCGGGGCGCACGCCTTCGTCATCGCCGACGAGTTTGTCATGAATCTGACCGGTGACCGCGTGACCGCCAGCTATGCCAAGGCAGGGGCCGCGGTGACGATGGAACGCTTCCAGGGGGAGATCACCCAGGCCGAGATCGAGCGGCTGACGGCGCGCTGCAAGGAGTCTCAGGCCGACGTGGTGGTGGGCATCGGCGGCGGGAAAACGTTGGATTCCGCCAAGGCAGTCGCCTACTACTGCGGCAATCTGCCCGCAGTCGTCGTGCCGACCGTGGCCTCCACGGACGCGCCGTGCAGCGCCCTGTCGGTGATCTACAAGGAGGACGGCTCGTTCGAACGGTATCTGTTCCTGCCGTCGAACCCGGCTGTCGTCGTCGTCGATACGGCGATCATCGCCAACGCGCCCGTCCGACTCCTGGTCGCGGGCATGGGCGACGCGCTCGCCACCTACTTTGAGGCGCGCGCGGCCCAGCGGGCCCACAAGCTGAACATCGTCGGAGGACACGGCACGCAGGCGGCCATGGCGCTGGCCCGGCTCTGCTACGACACCCTGCTTCAGGAGGGCATCAAGGCCAAGGCTGCGGCCGAGGCGCACGTGATCACCGAGGCCCTGGAGCGGATCGTCGAGGCCAACACCTACCTCAGCGGGCTGGGTTTTGAAAGCTGCGGGCTGGCGGCCGCCCACGCGATCCACAACGGCCTGTCCGCCCTGGAGGAGACCCACGGCGCCTACCACGGCGAGAAGGTGGCCTTCGGCACCCTCGCGCAGCTCGTCCTCGAGAACGCGCCCCTGGACGAGATCGAGGAGGTCATCGAGTTCTGCCTGAACGTGGGCCTGCCGGTGACGCTCGCAGATCTGGGGGTGCACACGGTCCGGGAGGAGCAGATCCGCCGGGTGGCTGAGCTGTCCTGCGCCGAAGGGGAAACCATCTTCAACATGCCGTTCGAGGTGACGCCGGAGAAGGTGTACGCCGCCATCCTGACGGCTGACCGGCTGGGTCACCTGTACAAGGGCGGTTGA
- a CDS encoding cupin domain-containing protein, with the protein MIATEQTNLAAVSLLSEARFTKRICFSNPQVLVFVLTFAPGQELPKHRHPGSTLVVHVTGGSGVVVADGRETPVAAGDILLVEGEEEFAVRNTGSEALVLLASLSPNPSDPRYAQPVG; encoded by the coding sequence GTGATCGCGACGGAGCAGACCAACCTGGCAGCCGTTTCCCTGCTCTCTGAAGCCCGTTTCACCAAGCGCATCTGCTTCAGCAACCCGCAGGTCCTGGTGTTCGTGCTCACCTTTGCGCCGGGCCAGGAGCTGCCGAAGCACAGGCACCCCGGTTCCACGCTCGTGGTTCACGTCACGGGGGGATCCGGGGTCGTGGTCGCAGACGGCCGTGAGACGCCGGTTGCGGCCGGCGACATCCTGCTGGTGGAGGGCGAAGAGGAGTTCGCCGTGCGCAATACGGGCAGCGAGGCCCTGGTGCTTCTGGCCAGCCTGAGCCCGAACCCTTCGGACCCGCGCTACGCGCAGCCCGTGGGGTGA
- a CDS encoding YbjQ family protein, whose amino-acid sequence MIVTTTPSVEGRQIAEYLGIVSAEAIMGANFFRDLAASITDLIGGRAGSYESKLREGREECLRELVAEAARLGADAVVGVDIDYEVVGESMLMVTASGTAVRLR is encoded by the coding sequence ATGATCGTGACGACGACCCCTTCCGTTGAGGGGCGCCAGATCGCCGAGTACCTCGGGATTGTAAGCGCCGAGGCCATCATGGGCGCCAACTTTTTCCGTGACCTCGCCGCCTCGATCACGGACCTGATCGGCGGCCGGGCAGGTTCTTATGAGTCCAAGCTGCGTGAGGGCCGGGAAGAATGTCTCCGGGAGCTGGTGGCCGAGGCGGCGCGGCTGGGCGCGGACGCCGTGGTCGGGGTCGATATCGACTACGAGGTCGTCGGAGAATCCATGCTGATGGTTACCGCCAGCGGCACGGCCGTTCGGTTGCGCTGA